Proteins encoded in a region of the Mycoplasma mobile 163K genome:
- a CDS encoding thioredoxin family protein, whose product MIKHVTKSEINFKEFNKGLKLLNFHALWCGPCKLLGPELERVSEKGFEIYRVDGDKDKEFAQEMEIPGFPTSFVFKDGKVVETVVGFRAEEEILEILNEYK is encoded by the coding sequence ATGATTAAACATGTAACAAAATCAGAAATTAATTTTAAAGAATTCAATAAAGGATTAAAATTATTAAATTTTCATGCTTTATGATGTGGACCTTGTAAATTATTAGGTCCAGAGCTTGAAAGAGTTTCAGAAAAAGGTTTTGAAATCTATAGAGTAGATGGAGATAAAGACAAAGAATTTGCTCAAGAAATGGAAATTCCAGGATTTCCAACTTCATTTGTTTTCAAAGATGGAAAAGTTGTTGAAACAGTTGTAGGTTTTAGAGCTGAAGAAGAAATTTTAGAAATCTTAAATGAATATAAATAG
- the rpmG gene encoding 50S ribosomal protein L33, which produces MIKKYALACEMCGTKNYHVKKSISERLKLNKYCSRCKEHTLHKEEK; this is translated from the coding sequence ATGATAAAAAAGTATGCATTAGCTTGTGAAATGTGTGGAACTAAAAACTATCATGTGAAAAAATCAATTTCTGAAAGATTAAAACTTAATAAATACTGCTCAAGATGTAAGGAGCACACTTTGCACAAGGAAGAAAAATAA
- the secE gene encoding preprotein translocase subunit SecE: MKSKISSKPKTKMKKRKNFVFRDFTKEMKRVKWPESKPYFISFVYVIIFLILCTLFFYGIVTGFTQLFNTIGVGV, encoded by the coding sequence ATGAAAAGCAAAATTTCGAGTAAACCAAAAACCAAAATGAAAAAACGTAAAAATTTTGTTTTTAGAGATTTTACTAAAGAAATGAAAAGGGTTAAATGACCTGAAAGCAAACCTTATTTTATATCTTTTGTATATGTTATAATTTTTTTAATATTGTGTACTTTGTTTTTCTATGGAATAGTTACTGGATTTACACAATTATTCAATACAATAGGAGTTGGAGTTTAA
- a CDS encoding potassium channel family protein, translated as MKNIFKIINYEKNLELWKILNYIAVSDSDDSYIRSKNVKFAKILKLLYLILVITIIFISFIPLFSATKDGQNLFPISLSITINYVLFSILIIDYFFRWITFPLRVENKKYSLLFFPFTGVSIVMFFALLPSLIIIISPSITSNANSAFFLAFSQIVNSLVFLRLGRLILFLNVLTPFTSIKNVFVKQRVLLFNVFIFLIIISVLFALIIFQAELVENAKITNFWDAFYFTIVSLTTIGFGDISPVTPLGQAMVVILALIGVAIFTIPAGIIAGGFLQELQNNEAFQKQNEKSKESQKGVLLQKIIAGSAKALINVSKKTSRPIKKNSLLFSKKSRKEDEIINEILSAKKKNKNKERI; from the coding sequence ATGAAAAATATTTTTAAAATTATTAATTATGAAAAAAATTTAGAGTTATGAAAAATTTTAAATTATATTGCTGTTAGCGATAGTGATGATTCATATATAAGATCTAAAAATGTAAAATTTGCAAAAATTTTAAAGCTTTTATATTTAATCTTAGTTATAACAATTATTTTCATATCATTTATTCCATTATTTAGTGCTACAAAAGATGGACAAAATCTTTTTCCGATTTCTCTTTCTATCACAATTAATTATGTTTTGTTTTCTATTTTAATAATTGATTATTTTTTTAGATGAATAACATTTCCTTTAAGAGTAGAAAATAAAAAATATTCATTGTTGTTTTTTCCTTTCACAGGTGTTTCTATAGTAATGTTTTTTGCGCTATTACCTTCTTTAATTATAATTATTTCTCCTTCAATAACTTCAAATGCGAACAGTGCCTTTTTTCTTGCTTTTTCACAAATTGTTAATTCTTTAGTTTTTTTAAGATTAGGGAGATTAATTTTATTTTTAAATGTTCTTACTCCTTTTACAAGCATTAAAAATGTTTTTGTGAAACAACGAGTTTTATTATTTAATGTTTTTATTTTTTTAATTATTATTTCTGTCTTATTTGCCCTTATTATTTTTCAAGCAGAATTAGTCGAAAATGCTAAAATAACTAATTTTTGGGATGCTTTTTATTTTACAATAGTGTCTTTAACAACAATCGGTTTTGGAGATATTAGTCCTGTAACACCCCTTGGGCAAGCAATGGTTGTAATTTTAGCACTTATAGGAGTAGCAATATTTACAATCCCAGCAGGTATTATTGCAGGAGGATTTTTGCAAGAATTGCAAAATAATGAAGCCTTTCAAAAACAAAATGAAAAATCAAAAGAAAGTCAAAAAGGAGTTCTTTTACAAAAAATTATTGCAGGTAGTGCAAAAGCTTTGATTAATGTTTCAAAAAAAACTTCAAGACCAATTAAAAAAAATAGCTTGCTTTTTTCAAAAAAATCAAGAAAAGAAGATGAGATTATAAATGAAATTTTAAGTGCAAAGAAGAAGAATAAAAACAAGGAAAGAATTTAG
- a CDS encoding Cof-type HAD-IIB family hydrolase, giving the protein MIDFDIKGYFIDLDGTLLDKSRHKLSDFNSVVLNQVNKTTPIIISTGRGESRLIYQLMEKHNLKYAICQNGALIIDRNANKLLNLTIERNTVHKIIEIAKKNKVFFLINSRGNFYGPKKSIFRFFADKFSTLSAKPYENFNFNVNIEVNKILLIAPIKSKLNEFWDQIKSLGLNVTITTTANGWAIEITDIKASKGLASIFVSKLLGIDPQKTVHIGDSMNDSTTLGKVGALIALEDGSNSLKEIATHIGPKYKNGGVAKILNGEFKKNNKNR; this is encoded by the coding sequence ATGATTGATTTTGATATAAAAGGCTATTTTATTGATTTAGATGGAACTCTACTTGATAAAAGTAGGCACAAGTTGTCTGATTTCAATAGTGTTGTTTTGAACCAAGTTAACAAAACTACCCCAATAATTATATCTACTGGAAGAGGAGAAAGCCGTTTAATTTATCAATTAATGGAAAAACATAATTTAAAATATGCAATTTGTCAAAATGGTGCGCTTATAATTGATAGAAATGCAAATAAACTTTTGAATTTGACTATTGAAAGAAACACAGTTCATAAAATAATTGAAATTGCTAAAAAAAACAAAGTCTTTTTTTTGATAAATTCACGTGGTAATTTTTACGGACCTAAAAAATCTATTTTTAGATTTTTTGCAGATAAATTTTCAACTCTATCTGCAAAACCTTATGAAAATTTTAATTTTAATGTAAATATTGAAGTTAATAAAATTCTTTTGATAGCTCCTATAAAATCGAAATTAAATGAGTTTTGAGATCAAATAAAATCATTAGGATTAAATGTGACCATTACAACAACTGCAAATGGATGAGCTATTGAAATAACGGATATAAAGGCTTCAAAAGGCTTAGCAAGTATATTTGTTTCAAAACTTTTAGGAATTGATCCGCAAAAAACTGTTCATATTGGAGATAGTATGAATGATTCAACAACCTTAGGAAAAGTAGGTGCTTTAATAGCATTAGAAGATGGATCTAATTCTTTAAAAGAAATTGCAACTCATATTGGACCAAAATATAAAAATGGTGGAGTTGCCAAAATTTTAAATGGAGAATTTAAGAAAAACAATAAAAATAGATAA
- the rplA gene encoding 50S ribosomal protein L1, with the protein MSKKITKNRQKINELIKDVENKIYSLDEAIEMAKKTSFVKFDASIDISLKLNLDTRKADQQLRGSVSLPNGTGKIIRVLATSDEKEQLDLAKKAGANIVANKSDLEEILKSEKFDFDIMVTDPKMMPTLGKYGKVLGPKGLMPNPKTGTVTPNIAKAVEEIKKGKANYRADKGGIINSSIGKVSMGTTSLVENAKVLIDTIRKLKPATVKGIYMQNLTISTTMGPSFKIKIEN; encoded by the coding sequence ATGAGTAAAAAAATTACAAAAAATCGTCAAAAAATAAATGAACTTATTAAAGATGTTGAAAATAAAATTTATTCATTAGATGAAGCTATTGAAATGGCTAAAAAAACATCATTTGTAAAATTTGATGCTTCAATTGATATTTCTTTAAAATTAAATCTTGACACTAGAAAAGCTGATCAACAACTAAGAGGTTCTGTTTCACTACCTAATGGTACAGGTAAAATCATTAGAGTTTTAGCAACAAGTGATGAAAAAGAACAATTAGATTTAGCTAAAAAAGCTGGAGCAAATATTGTTGCAAACAAAAGTGATTTAGAAGAAATTTTAAAATCAGAAAAATTTGATTTTGATATCATGGTAACTGATCCAAAAATGATGCCAACCTTAGGTAAATATGGAAAAGTTTTAGGACCAAAAGGATTAATGCCAAACCCAAAAACAGGAACTGTAACTCCAAATATTGCTAAAGCTGTTGAAGAGATTAAAAAAGGTAAAGCTAATTATCGTGCAGATAAAGGTGGAATTATCAATTCTTCAATTGGTAAGGTTTCAATGGGCACAACTTCTCTTGTTGAAAATGCTAAAGTTTTAATTGATACAATTAGAAAATTAAAACCAGCAACTGTAAAAGGTATTTATATGCAAAATCTTACAATTTCAACAACAATGGGACCATCATTTAAAATTAAAATTGAAAACTAG
- the rplK gene encoding 50S ribosomal protein L11: MAKKKEVVRVAKLQFNAGQAKPGPELAGLGIVMPEFTKQFNDATRERSGEPVPVQIIVYKDKSFDFKLFTAPTSFMLKKAAGIKSGSANSKTTIVATIKKSQLEDIAKYKMPDLNTKNLEEAMHTIAGTARNMGILVEGYDDIVKAREEAKLAAKEAASAAAFEAKLESDAAQLLAENKQSAEVEVIKEKDKGNKDE; this comes from the coding sequence ATGGCTAAGAAAAAAGAAGTTGTCAGAGTTGCAAAGTTGCAATTTAATGCAGGACAAGCAAAACCTGGACCTGAACTAGCAGGTCTAGGAATTGTTATGCCTGAATTCACTAAACAATTCAATGACGCTACAAGAGAAAGAAGTGGGGAACCGGTTCCGGTTCAAATTATAGTTTATAAAGATAAATCATTTGATTTTAAATTATTCACTGCTCCAACATCTTTCATGCTTAAAAAAGCTGCTGGAATCAAATCTGGTTCAGCAAATTCAAAAACTACAATTGTTGCTACAATTAAAAAATCACAATTAGAAGATATTGCTAAATATAAAATGCCAGATTTAAATACAAAAAATCTTGAAGAAGCAATGCATACAATTGCAGGAACTGCAAGAAATATGGGGATTCTTGTTGAAGGATATGATGATATTGTTAAAGCAAGAGAAGAAGCTAAATTAGCAGCAAAAGAAGCAGCATCTGCTGCTGCATTTGAAGCTAAATTAGAATCTGATGCTGCTCAATTATTAGCAGAAAACAAACAAAGTGCTGAAGTTGAAGTAATTAAAGAAAAAGATAAGGGTAATAAAGATGAGTAA
- a CDS encoding leucine-rich repeat domain-containing protein encodes MTKLKKSLLAFGSIAFTSSLTITIVSCSTASISDLQLVISKINSSKITASQNVFASSITSDEMILQNINLKTIPSVSTNINLIFQLVNGGNANDQTGSLDIKIIATNGTGVNQISIESQTLTVTGFLTQTQVNNTNLEILKNIFDRFETSLKNGVSSIVSARTQITSNETNPVIGSNTLPSKVSQSILNSTLIQGLQEFQSLNSASNSVNLTLEANYIDGSANDALGTIQISLQGTIAGNIPTISKSKSVTIGGFLKAEKNQILESNKNWIRDISKETIQNFANSNKEAFINDQGKLLLSTSLKNRNFSLRSSIKNDNLVMNYGSFSFFNTIINSNQDYSIVATISTGENISNDFEGSVLVDFQITIGNREIGTFFSSSLIEKVNLIGFKKSSSLHNTIFVRDKFNYRLSVLNTGEISAELNGFDTNLNPILEDLTRIVIPSTVEDIGGNIFKVKSIKDSAFINSNLIRLDLSNASNLESIGNFSFSNNKIENSIQIPASLKNIGENAFSNNLIKNINFGNASLSQLEKINKAAFLNNNLESFQVNGVFSSLNFIGENAFANSNPENSRLSTISLDSIINFLNDFTFTQDLTIEKGAFVRELKSDFWIPYQNLNALNRLHVLKNSIKFLSNQNNNGIDTSFGNVAVSNFKTNIQEKYEKNIK; translated from the coding sequence ATGACAAAGTTAAAAAAATCTTTACTTGCATTTGGTTCAATTGCTTTTACATCAAGCTTAACAATCACAATTGTTTCTTGTTCGACAGCTTCTATTTCAGATTTGCAATTAGTAATTTCGAAAATTAATTCGAGTAAGATAACGGCATCCCAAAATGTTTTTGCCTCTTCAATTACATCGGACGAAATGATTTTACAAAATATAAATTTAAAAACAATTCCTAGTGTTTCTACAAATATTAATCTAATTTTTCAATTAGTAAATGGGGGAAATGCTAATGATCAAACAGGTTCTTTAGATATCAAAATAATTGCAACAAATGGAACTGGAGTAAACCAAATTTCAATTGAGTCCCAGACATTAACTGTTACAGGATTTTTAACACAAACACAAGTAAATAATACTAATTTAGAAATTTTAAAAAATATTTTTGACAGATTTGAAACATCTTTAAAAAATGGGGTGTCTTCAATTGTTAGTGCTAGAACTCAAATCACTTCAAATGAAACAAATCCTGTAATAGGTTCTAATACTTTGCCTTCAAAAGTATCTCAATCAATTTTAAATTCTACTTTAATTCAAGGGCTTCAAGAATTCCAATCATTAAATTCTGCTTCAAATAGTGTAAATTTAACTTTAGAGGCAAATTATATTGATGGTAGTGCAAATGATGCATTAGGAACAATTCAAATTAGTTTACAAGGTACAATTGCAGGAAATATTCCAACAATTTCAAAATCCAAATCAGTTACCATTGGAGGATTTTTGAAAGCAGAGAAAAATCAAATTCTAGAAAGTAATAAAAATTGGATAAGAGATATTTCAAAAGAAACTATACAAAATTTTGCAAACTCAAATAAAGAAGCATTTATAAATGATCAAGGAAAATTGCTCTTAAGTACTTCTTTGAAGAACAGAAATTTTTCTTTGAGAAGCAGTATCAAGAACGATAATTTAGTTATGAATTATGGTAGTTTTAGTTTCTTTAATACAATTATTAATTCAAATCAAGATTATTCTATTGTGGCAACTATTTCAACAGGAGAAAATATATCAAATGACTTTGAAGGAAGTGTATTAGTTGATTTTCAAATTACAATAGGAAATCGAGAAATAGGAACTTTTTTTTCAAGTTCTCTAATTGAAAAAGTAAATCTTATTGGTTTTAAAAAGTCTTCTAGTTTACACAACACTATTTTTGTAAGAGATAAATTTAATTATAGACTTAGTGTCTTAAACACAGGAGAAATTAGCGCAGAACTTAATGGATTTGACACCAATTTAAACCCAATTTTAGAAGATTTAACTAGAATTGTAATTCCTAGTACTGTTGAAGACATTGGTGGGAATATTTTTAAGGTAAAATCAATTAAGGATTCAGCTTTTATAAATTCTAATTTGATTAGATTAGATTTATCAAATGCATCTAATTTAGAAAGTATTGGAAATTTTTCTTTTTCTAATAATAAAATTGAAAATTCAATTCAAATTCCAGCTTCTTTAAAAAATATTGGAGAAAATGCTTTCAGTAATAATTTAATTAAAAATATCAATTTTGGAAATGCTTCTTTAAGTCAATTAGAAAAAATAAATAAGGCTGCTTTTTTGAATAATAATTTAGAATCTTTTCAAGTAAATGGAGTTTTTTCAAGCTTAAATTTTATTGGAGAAAATGCTTTTGCAAATAGCAATCCTGAAAATTCAAGACTTTCTACAATATCATTAGATTCAATAATTAATTTTTTAAATGATTTTACTTTTACTCAAGATTTGACAATTGAAAAAGGTGCTTTTGTTAGAGAATTAAAATCTGATTTTTGAATTCCATATCAAAACTTAAATGCTTTAAATAGATTACATGTTTTAAAAAATAGTATTAAATTCTTGAGTAATCAAAATAACAACGGAATAGATACTTCATTTGGAAATGTCGCAGTGTCTAATTTTAAAACTAACATTCAGGAGAAATATGAAAAAAATATTAAGTAA
- the proS gene encoding proline--tRNA ligase — protein sequence MNIKLLDKITPLEQDFAKWYTDVITKGNLATYGVLKGNIVFMPNSYGIWENVQSNFNKIIKELNVKNLYLPTLIPESLINSEKDHVQGFAPELITVEKVGDKVLNEKLFLRPTSEVLFAEYFKTQLNSYNDLPLLLNQWANVFRWEKTTSPFLRNSEFLWQEGHTSHYSEEEAHQFSKKMIQIYANFFEEFLAIPVIIGQKTESEKFAGAHTTYTIEAMMKDGRALQSGTSHYLGQNFAKAFDISFKDKDNSKSFVYQTSWGISTRLIGAIIMVHGDNRGIIMPPKIATNQVDIITVFANKNPEVLQKANDLFKTLKNDFRVRINDSNKSVGFKAAQSEIEGTPIRIEIGPEDLKQNKVILIRRDTQEKIDVKIDELKSEIFSQIEKIHENLLMQAKRLLNEKIVDVEDYESLKKEIAKGNFVRVPFDGDKKEEEIIKKETFATPRCIPLNFIGETKKCIMTNKETKRYVIFAKSY from the coding sequence ATGAATATAAAACTTTTAGACAAAATCACTCCTTTAGAACAAGACTTCGCAAAATGATATACTGATGTAATTACAAAAGGAAATTTAGCTACTTATGGAGTTTTGAAAGGAAATATTGTTTTTATGCCAAATTCTTATGGAATTTGGGAAAATGTTCAAAGTAATTTTAATAAAATTATTAAAGAATTGAATGTTAAAAATCTTTATTTGCCTACTCTTATTCCAGAAAGTTTAATAAATTCTGAAAAAGATCATGTTCAAGGATTTGCCCCTGAATTAATAACTGTTGAAAAAGTTGGGGATAAAGTTCTTAATGAAAAACTTTTTTTAAGACCCACTAGTGAAGTTTTGTTTGCAGAATATTTTAAAACTCAATTAAATTCTTACAATGATTTACCATTATTATTAAATCAATGAGCTAATGTTTTTAGATGAGAAAAAACAACTAGTCCTTTTTTGAGAAATAGTGAATTTTTATGACAAGAAGGTCACACTTCACATTATTCCGAAGAAGAAGCTCATCAATTTTCTAAAAAAATGATTCAAATTTATGCAAATTTTTTTGAAGAATTTTTAGCAATTCCAGTAATTATTGGGCAAAAAACTGAATCTGAAAAATTTGCCGGAGCCCACACAACATACACAATTGAAGCAATGATGAAAGATGGAAGAGCCTTGCAAAGTGGAACAAGTCATTATTTGGGACAAAATTTTGCAAAAGCTTTTGACATTTCTTTTAAAGATAAAGATAATTCTAAAAGCTTTGTTTATCAAACTTCTTGAGGTATTTCAACAAGATTAATTGGTGCAATAATAATGGTTCATGGAGATAATCGAGGAATTATAATGCCCCCAAAAATTGCTACAAATCAAGTTGATATAATTACTGTTTTTGCAAATAAAAATCCTGAAGTTTTACAAAAAGCAAATGATTTATTCAAAACTCTTAAAAATGATTTTAGAGTAAGAATAAATGATTCAAATAAAAGTGTAGGATTTAAAGCTGCACAAAGCGAAATTGAAGGAACACCAATAAGAATAGAAATTGGTCCTGAAGATTTAAAACAAAATAAAGTTATTTTAATAAGAAGAGATACTCAAGAAAAAATTGATGTAAAAATTGATGAATTAAAATCTGAAATTTTTTCACAAATAGAAAAAATTCATGAAAACTTATTAATGCAAGCAAAAAGATTGCTAAATGAAAAAATTGTTGATGTTGAAGACTATGAATCTCTTAAAAAAGAAATTGCTAAAGGTAATTTTGTAAGAGTTCCTTTTGATGGAGACAAAAAAGAAGAAGAAATCATTAAAAAAGAAACTTTTGCCACCCCTAGATGTATTCCTCTAAATTTTATTGGAGAAACTAAAAAATGTATAATGACAAATAAAGAGACAAAAAGGTATGTAATTTTTGCAAAATCATATTAA
- a CDS encoding sigma factor: protein MILAKKVGNKINMMINSNKIVKIETLEEVSKFTLKNWVMKHNDYLISSAKAILKKYNIPFLEYTDLLNEVYFKFEDLKKKFRPEQNVTFRTFFFKFSKFLMQNKCREYYGKKYSVLNKYYWIEDLEFALEDNYDLYQVPVDLKILSKDDLNMYDLVVEKNVHGRKLSKILKSKPSEIREKLSKIRKDLFY, encoded by the coding sequence ATGATCTTAGCAAAAAAAGTAGGTAATAAAATAAATATGATGATAAATTCGAATAAAATAGTAAAAATAGAAACACTTGAAGAAGTAAGTAAATTCACTTTAAAAAACTGAGTGATGAAACATAATGATTATTTAATTTCAAGTGCAAAAGCAATTTTAAAAAAATATAATATTCCTTTTTTGGAATACACTGATCTTTTAAATGAAGTTTATTTCAAATTTGAAGATTTAAAGAAGAAATTTAGACCAGAACAAAATGTAACATTTAGAACATTCTTTTTTAAGTTTTCAAAATTTTTAATGCAAAATAAGTGTAGAGAGTATTACGGAAAAAAATATAGTGTTTTAAACAAATATTATTGAATAGAAGATTTAGAATTTGCGCTAGAAGATAATTATGATTTGTATCAAGTTCCGGTTGATTTAAAAATTTTAAGTAAAGATGATTTGAACATGTACGATCTTGTTGTTGAAAAAAATGTTCATGGTAGAAAACTTTCAAAAATATTAAAAAGCAAACCTTCCGAGATAAGAGAAAAATTGTCCAAAATTAGAAAAGATCTCTTTTATTAA
- a CDS encoding thioredoxin family protein: MVHEVVKKQIDFEKFNKDKKILVFHATWCGPCRMYGPILEEVGSKGYEIFKIDVDKDREFTREFGIKNTPSTLFFKNGELKEKVIGFKSADELIDLINKI, encoded by the coding sequence ATGGTTCATGAAGTAGTAAAAAAGCAAATTGACTTTGAAAAATTTAATAAGGATAAAAAAATTCTTGTTTTTCATGCAACTTGATGTGGCCCTTGTAGAATGTATGGGCCAATTTTAGAAGAAGTGGGTTCTAAAGGTTATGAAATTTTCAAAATAGATGTTGATAAAGATAGAGAATTCACAAGAGAATTTGGAATTAAAAACACACCTTCTACACTTTTTTTCAAAAATGGAGAATTAAAAGAAAAAGTTATTGGATTTAAATCTGCAGATGAATTAATAGATTTAATTAATAAGATTTAA
- the nusG gene encoding transcription termination/antitermination protein NusG → MKKELKIENEKNKEVELEKNTRDDSLFHWYTISVVSGKEEKVLESLNNKIKSLGMGEVIKEIKIFQTPYLTEKELEKKRNGENFKVKQEKLYKGYIFMKMIMTDDVWFMVRNTENVTGLIGSSGKGTKPTPISERKFSKMLDFEKKKIEEFGSGNYNSKFKIGLVAKVLEGPFKDEEGIILENNDIKALATIAIESFGRKTPVEFEHKNLKVVSE, encoded by the coding sequence ATGAAAAAAGAACTAAAAATTGAAAATGAAAAAAATAAAGAAGTTGAATTAGAAAAAAACACAAGAGATGATTCTCTTTTTCATTGATATACAATTTCAGTTGTTTCCGGAAAAGAAGAAAAAGTTTTAGAATCTTTAAATAATAAAATTAAGTCTTTAGGAATGGGTGAAGTTATAAAAGAAATAAAAATTTTTCAAACTCCTTATTTAACTGAAAAAGAATTAGAAAAAAAGCGCAATGGTGAAAATTTTAAAGTAAAACAAGAAAAACTTTATAAAGGATACATTTTTATGAAAATGATAATGACTGATGATGTTTGATTTATGGTTAGAAACACTGAAAATGTAACTGGCTTAATTGGTAGTTCTGGTAAAGGTACAAAACCAACACCTATTTCCGAAAGAAAGTTTTCTAAAATGCTAGATTTTGAGAAAAAGAAAATTGAAGAATTTGGATCTGGTAATTACAATTCAAAATTCAAAATTGGTTTAGTAGCTAAAGTTCTAGAAGGGCCTTTTAAAGATGAAGAAGGAATAATTTTAGAGAATAATGATATTAAAGCCTTAGCAACTATTGCTATTGAAAGTTTTGGAAGAAAAACACCTGTTGAATTCGAACACAAAAACTTAAAAGTAGTTTCGGAATAA
- the ftsY gene encoding signal recognition particle-docking protein FtsY, protein MGFFKKLKERLFGSELESKKNQNVEQNIEELFIKNKIEENILDKDQSIELELEKNNASEIKTVQTNSKKSTSIFTKIFSRKTNNDDSISKKELKLNEREKEKNLTKLEKENKINKYIAGLDKSSSALSTRVMELQNRYNKIDDDFFEELEEILIMSDISVNLVFTIIEEIKKVVKIENVSDPKLIGEIIADKLFVIYTNNSIVDTNLKIEKGRLNVILMVGVNGSGKTTTIAKLANMYKQKSYKILIAAGDTFRAGAVEQLGIWANRLEVDIVKPDKEGQDPSSVVFKAMQKAKDEIYDLLIIDTAGRLQNKVNLMNELAKINQTISRFLPEAPHESLLVLDATNGQNALSQASAFKEVTPLSGIVLTKMDGTSKGGIIISIKDLVNIDVKLLGLGEKMDDLQEFDLDAFIYGLTKDMVLENYSID, encoded by the coding sequence ATGGGATTTTTTAAAAAATTAAAAGAACGTCTTTTTGGCTCTGAATTAGAATCAAAAAAGAATCAAAATGTCGAACAAAATATTGAAGAATTATTTATAAAAAATAAAATTGAAGAAAATATTTTAGATAAAGATCAATCTATAGAGTTAGAACTTGAAAAAAATAATGCTAGTGAAATAAAAACAGTACAAACAAATTCAAAAAAAAGTACAAGTATTTTCACAAAAATATTTTCAAGAAAAACAAATAATGATGATTCAATATCAAAAAAAGAACTTAAATTAAATGAAAGAGAAAAAGAAAAGAATTTAACAAAACTTGAAAAAGAAAACAAAATAAACAAATACATTGCTGGTTTAGATAAAAGTAGTTCGGCACTTAGTACAAGAGTAATGGAATTACAAAATAGATACAATAAAATTGATGATGACTTTTTTGAAGAATTAGAAGAAATTTTAATAATGTCTGATATTTCTGTAAATCTTGTTTTTACTATTATCGAGGAAATTAAAAAAGTTGTTAAAATTGAAAATGTAAGTGATCCAAAATTAATTGGCGAAATTATTGCAGATAAATTATTTGTTATTTATACTAATAATTCTATTGTTGATACTAATTTAAAAATCGAAAAAGGCAGATTAAATGTTATTTTAATGGTCGGTGTTAATGGTAGTGGGAAAACAACCACTATTGCTAAATTAGCAAATATGTATAAACAAAAAAGTTATAAAATTTTAATTGCTGCTGGAGATACATTTAGAGCTGGAGCTGTAGAACAATTAGGTATCTGAGCAAATAGGTTAGAAGTAGATATTGTAAAACCTGATAAAGAAGGTCAAGATCCATCGAGCGTTGTTTTTAAAGCAATGCAAAAAGCAAAAGATGAAATCTATGATCTTTTAATTATTGATACTGCTGGAAGATTACAAAATAAAGTTAATTTAATGAATGAATTAGCTAAAATAAATCAAACAATTTCTCGCTTTTTGCCAGAAGCTCCTCATGAATCTTTATTAGTTTTAGATGCGACAAATGGTCAAAATGCATTAAGTCAAGCTAGTGCTTTTAAAGAAGTAACTCCACTTAGTGGTATTGTTTTAACAAAAATGGATGGAACTTCAAAAGGAGGAATCATTATTTCAATTAAAGACTTAGTGAATATTGATGTTAAACTATTAGGTTTAGGTGAAAAAATGGATGATTTACAAGAATTTGATCTAGATGCTTTTATTTATGGTTTAACTAAAGATATGGTTCTTGAAAATTATTCTATCGATTAA